In a single window of the Nicotiana tomentosiformis chromosome 8, ASM39032v3, whole genome shotgun sequence genome:
- the LOC104120258 gene encoding protein STRICTOSIDINE SYNTHASE-LIKE 13 — MEKKIQRPYLFLFSVAFAFLVTDPFGLSPVGENDFRPVKNDIAPYEQVIESWHGDKKSRLSLGNLEFVNEIYGPESLEFDISGRGPYAGLADGRIVRWLGEDIGWETFALVTHNWSEKLCAKGKDSTTSKQWKVEPKCGRPLGLRFNKQSGDLYIADAYYGLLVVGPEGGVATSLATHVEGKPILFANDLDIHTNGSIFFTDTSKKYNRVNHFLIMLEGEDTGRILRYDIATRSTHVVLDGLAFPNGVQLSKDQSFLLFTETTNCRLMKLWLEGGKAGSVEVIANLPGFPDNVRANDKGEFWVAIDCCRTRSQEILIHNPWMRSIYFRLPVQMRYLARLMGMRMYTVISLFNENGEIIDVLEDKKGVVMKLVSEVRENNGKLWIGTVAHNHIATLPYP, encoded by the exons ATGGAGAAGAAGATCCAACGTCCTTACTTGTTTCTTTTTTCAGTAGCCTTTGCTTTCCTTGTTACAGATCCATTCGGTTTAAGTCCAGTCGGGGAAAATGACTTTAGGCCAGTGAAGAATGATATTGCACCATATGAACAAGTCATAGAAAGTTGGCATGGAGACAAAAAGAGCCGGTTAAGCCTCGGGAATTTGGAGTTTGTTAATGAAATCTATGGTCCTGAATCACTAGAATTTGATATTTCAGGCCGTGGTCCATATGCCGGACTAGCTGATGGACGCATTGTAAGGTGGCTCGGAGAAGATATTGGCTGGGAAACATTTGCACTTGTCACTCATAACTG GTCGGAGAAGCTGTGTGCAAAAGGGAAAGATTCAACGACGTCTAAACAATGGAAAGTCGAGCCAAAATGTGGGAGGCCGCTTGGCCTAAGGTTTAACAAACAGAGCGGCGATTTGTACATAGCAGATGCTTACTATGGACTCCTGGTTGTTGGTCCAGAAGGAGGCGTGGCGACGTCTTTGGCTACACATGTCGAAGGGAAGCCCATACTCTTTGCCAATGACCTTGATATCCATACAAATGGCTCCATCTTCTTCACTGACACTAGCAAGAAATACAACAGAGT GAACCATTTTCTTATAATGTTAGAAGGAGAAGACACTGGTAGGATTCTTAGGTATGATATTGCTACAAGAAGTACTCATGTTGTTTTGGATGGATTGGCTTTTCCTAATGGGGTACAATTATCAAAGGATCAATCTTTTCTTCTCTTCACTGAAACAACCAATTGCCG GCTAATGAAATTGTGGCTAGAGGGTGGAAAAGCAGGCAGTGTTGAGGTTATCGCGAATTTGCCAGGATTTCCAGACAATGTAAGGGCGAACGACAAAGGTGAGTTTTGGGTGGCAATTGATTGTTGTCGAACAAGATCACAAGAAATTCTCATTCATAATCCATGGATGAGAAGCATATATTTTCGATTGCCAGTTCAAATGCGTTACTTAGCAAGATTGATGGGAATGAGAATGTACACTGTTATCTCACTCTTCAATGAAAATGGAGAAATTATTGATGTTCTTGAAGATAAGAAAGGTGTAGTTATGAAGTTGGTAAGTGAAGTTAGAGAAAACAATGGCAAGCTATGGATTGGAACTGTTGCTCATAACCATATTGCTACACTTCCTTACCCCTAA
- the LOC104120259 gene encoding uncharacterized protein, whose translation MYSIPPFAHKIRASYLYHNQIGLMLSSNYTHSFPQRPLLSTSAPKFRVSTFSPKSLPTLPHRVKISEPHHRISTKRWKISCFRNEEPSPGASNPEFIDEVLHEELKKPEIDKPSVEKRNWISRLREAADVVFKVIGKPWTVPWTAETILQVMLLWIVSFWFIGSWMIPFGAYMVGISKESLTFRGQALFSLLTDVTEGLAGILILKRCLSRFRPLPSDWFKFSLKGNWLFDVLLGCLMFPLVNRLSQFNLDLLPVLPSTPVTLSSVEQSILARDPVAMALYALVLVVCAPLWEEIVFRGFLLPSLTKYMPVWCSILMSSVAFALAHFNVQRMLPLIFLGVVMGVIYGRSRNLLPSILLHSLWNGFVFLDLMK comes from the exons ATGTATTCAATTCCTCCATTTGCTCACAAAATTAGAGCTTCTTATCTTTACCATAATCAAATTGGTCTCATGCTGAGCTCCAATTATACTCACTCTTTTCCCCAACGCCCTCTCCTTTCAACTTCAGCTCCTAAATTTAGGGTTTCCACATTTTCCCCCAAATCTCTACCCACACTTCCACATAGAGTCAAAATCTCTGAACCCCATCACCGGATTTCTACCAAG AGGTGGAAAATTTCATGCTTTAGGAATGAAGAACCGTCTCCAGGTGCCTCCAACCCTGAGTTTATTGATGAAGTTTTACATGAGGAATTGAAGAAGCCAGAAATTGATAAACCAAGCGTTGAGAAAAGAAACTGGATTTCGCGACTTAGAGAG GCTGCAGATGTAGTATTTAAAGTGATCGGAAAACCATGGACTGTTCCATGGACAGCTGAGACCATCCTGCAG GTTATGCTTCTTTGGATAGTCTCATTTTGGTTTATAGGTTCTTGGATGATTCCTTTTGGAGCCTATATGGTAGGTATTAGCAAAGAATCGCTCACATTCAGAGGGCAGGCTTTGTTCAGCCTTTTGACCGATGTAACTGAGGGTCTTGCTGGAATCCTAATTCTTAAACGCTGTCTATCTCGTTTTCGTCCCCTTCCATCAGATTGGTTCAAGTTTAGTCTGAAAGGGAACTGGCTCTTCGACGTTCTTCTCGGATGTCTCATGTTTCCATTGGTGAACCGTCTCTCACAGTTCAACCTGGACCTATTGCCCGTTCTCCCTTCAACTCCCGTAACTCTCTCTAGTGTGGAGCAGTCTATATTGGCACGGGATCCAGTGGCGATGGCGCTGTACGCGTTGGTACTTGTTGTGTGTGCCCCTCTTTGGGAGGAGATTGTATTTAGGGGATTCCTCCTTCCTTCACTGACAAAATATATGCCTGTATGGTGTTCAATTCTTATGAGTTCGGTTGCATTTGCTTTAGCACATTTTAATGTACAAAGGATGTTACCACTAATTTTTCTAGGGGTTGTAATGGGTGTAATATATGGACGTTCAAGGAATTTATTGCCATCCATCCTCTTACATAGTCTGTGGAATGGCTTTGTATTCTTAGATttaatgaaatga
- the LOC104120257 gene encoding uncharacterized protein, whose protein sequence is MDPRFRYVGFTVKPQLNAFKNLGKSVTLGGAGVGGGHCADTTLRLDSIGSSIPSIPSAKGIKRKWSSIGGSADQQIGSSLCLGLGNSSSSSDSKGSSGAACTSMSSARENDEGSSMDLDLDFSLHLGNEKIPSSKKSAHPSSSKLDKGLAVDLELSLSSGAAESDVTTVHLLSTSPQSIMKAPQAIAGAFHTDEVSTATHWKTSNIFPPLQTPKEAGSSYFLNQAATQIKQAPVSPDLSSSLITNSKSSVTCTSGLTQQQQQQQRNSSTKQCQFEGCVKGARGASGLCIAHGGGRRCQKLGCHKGAEGRTAFCKAHGGGRRCEFLGCTKSAEGRTDFCIAHGGGRRCSQDGCTRAARGKSGLCIRHGGGKRCQNEGCTKSAEGLSGLCISHGGGRRCQYPQCTKGAQGSTMFCKAHGGGKRCTFEGCNKGAEGSTPFCKGHGGGKRCSFQGGGVCPKSVHGGTLFCVAHGGGKRCAVSECTKSARGRTDFCVRHGGGRRCKVEDCGKSAQGSTDFCKAHGGGKRCSWGQPDSEFGQGDGPCNSFARGKTGLCASHGALVQDKRVHGGATLGAMVLDSAPNQSEKMKGIVNLEDICFDVMKMQSGAMTSAYGSDMEHFGLKQKTSMQVGGSSSSVSEGRVHGGSLMALLASGSGRTSNSSKGAVTASEPGNSFLVSKNWM, encoded by the coding sequence ATGGATCCCAGATTCCGCTATGTGGGGTTTACTGTGAAACCTCAGTTAAATGCATTCAAGAATCTGGGCAAATCCGTCACACTTGGTGGAGCTGGAGTTGGAGGTGGTCATTGTGCTGATACCACCTTACGGCTTGATTCCATTGGCTCTTCAATTCCTTCTATCCCTTCCGCAAAAGGAATCAAGCGGAAATGGAGCTCAATTGGTGGATCTGCTGATCAGCAAATTGGTTCATCTTTGTGCCTAGGCTTAGGCAACTCGTCAAGTTCCTCTGATAGTAAGGGGAGCTCAGGCGCTGCGTGCACTTCAATGTCTTCAGCAAGAGAAAATGATGAAGGGTCTTCGATGGACCTGGACTTGGACTTCAGTCTCCATCTTGGTAATGAGAAGATCCCGAGCTCAAAAAAGTCTGCTCACCCCAGTTCAAGTAAACTTGACAAAGGGCTTGCAGTTGATCTGGAACTAAGTCTTTCTAGTGGTGCTGCTGAATCTGATGTTACTACTGTTCATTTGCTCTCCACCTCACCACAAAGTATCATGAAGGCGCCACAGGCTATAGCTGGAGCTTTTCACACTGATGAAGTATCAACAGCTACACATTGGAAGACCAGCAACATTTTCCCTCCATTACAAACTCCAAAGGAAGCTGGTTCTAGTTACTTCTTGAACCAGGCTGCAACACAAATCAAGCAAGCTCCAGTCTCTCCTGATCTCTCGTCAAGTTTAATCACAAATTCAAAAAGCTCAGTCACCTGTACTTCCGGGTTAACAcaacagcagcagcagcaacaacgTAACAGTAGTACCAAACAGTGTCAGTTCGAGGGATGCGTAAAAGGAGCAAGAGGTGCTTCTGGCCTTTGCATTGCTCATGGTGGGGGCCGTAGGTGTCAGAAACTTGGCTGCCACAAGGGAGCTGAGGGCCGGACTGCATTTTGCAAAGCCCACGGGGGTGGTCGTCGGTGTGAGTTCCTAGGTTGCACCAAGAGTGCGGAAGGACGCACTGACTTTTGCATTGCTCATGGGGGTGGACGCCGTTGCAGTCAAGATGGGTGCACTCGTGCTGCCAGAGGGAAGTCTGGATTATGCATTCGACATGGCGGTGGCAAGAGATGCCAGAACGAGGGCTGCACCAAAAGCGCAGAAGGTCTCTCTGGCCTCTGCATTTCACATGGAGGTGGCCGGCGCTGTCAGTACCCCCAGTGCACTAAAGGAGCGCAAGGAAGCACCATGTTCTGCAAGGCACATGGTGGTGGTAAACGTTGCACCTTTGAAGGGTGCAACAAGGGCGCAGAGGGGAGCACGCCTTTTTGTAAGGGTCATGGTGGTGGGAAAAGATGTTCATTCCAAGGAGGTGGGGTCTGCCCGAAGAGTGTTCATGGGGGGACACTCTTCTGCGTGGCGCATGGTGGTGGCAAGAGATGTGCCGTGTCAGAGTGTACCAAGAGTGCAAGGGGAAGAACTGATTTTTGTGTACGCCATGGTGGTGGAAGAAGATGCAAAGTTGAAGACTGTGGAAAAAGTGCTCAGGGAAGCACTGATTTCTGCAAGGCCCACGGCGGAGGGAAGAGATGCTCTTGGGGTCAGCCCGATTCTGAATTTGGCCAAGGTGACGGTCCTTGCAACTCATTTGCTAGAGGGAAGACTGGACTTTGTGCATCTCATGGTGCTCTCGTGCAAGACAAACGTGTTCATGGTGGTGCCACTTTAGGGGCTATGGTCCTGGATTCAGCGCCAAACCAGTCCGAGAAGATGAAGGGTATTGTCAACCTAGAAGACATCTGTTTTGATGTCATGAAAATGCAGAGTGGTGCTATGACGTCTGCCTATGGTTCTGATATGGAACATTTTGGATTAAAGCAAAAAACTAGTATGCAAGTTGGAGGTAGCTCATCGTCAGTTTCTGAAGGAAGGGTGCATGGAGGAAGTTTGATGGCATTGCTGGCAAGTGGTTCTGGCCGTACCTCAAACAGCAGCAAGGGAGCAGTTACTGCATCTGAGCCCGGGAATTCTTTCCTAGTTTCCAAGAACTGGATGTAA